From Vitis vinifera cultivar Pinot Noir 40024 chromosome 5, ASM3070453v1, the proteins below share one genomic window:
- the LOC100265737 gene encoding selenium-binding protein 1 yields MEIGCCKKGPGYATPLEAMSGPRESLLYVTCIYTGSGKGKPDYLATVDVDPSSPSYSKVIHRLPVPYLGDELHHSGWNSCSSCHGDSSQERRFLVLPSLVSGRIYAIDTQKNPRGPSLHKVVEPEDILKKTGLAYPHTAHCLASGDIMVSCLGDGDGKAEGSGFLLLDSEFNVKGRWEKPGHSPSFGYDFWYQPRHKTMISSSWGAPAAFTKGFNLQHVSDGLYGKHLYVYSWPEGELKQTLDLGDSGLLPLEIRFLHDPSKDTGFVGCALTSNMVRFFKTPDGSWSHEVAISVKPLKVQNWILPDMPSLITDFLISLDDRYLYLANWLHGDVRQYNIEDPKNPVLTGQVWVGGLIQKGSPIVALAEDGTTWQSEVPEVQGKRLRGGPQMIQLSLDGKRLYVTNSLFSTWDHQFYPDLPREGSHMLQIDVDTEKGGLVINPNFFVDFGSEPDGPSLAHEMRYPGGDCTSDIWV; encoded by the exons ATGGAGATTGGTTGCTGCAAGAAGGGGCCTGGTTATGCCACTCCACTCGAAGCCATGTCTGGTCCCAGAGAATCTCTTCTTTATGTCACTTGCATCTATACAG GATCAGGAAAAGGGAAGCCTGACTACCTTGCTACAGTGGATGTAGATCCAAGCTCACCTTCTTATTCAAAAGTTATCCACCGGCTTCCTGTACCTTATTTAGGGGATGAACTACACCACTCTGGGTGGAACTCCTGCAGCTCTTGCCATGGTGATTCATCACAAGAACGGCGTTTTCTTGTCCTACCTTCCTTGGT gtcTGGTCGTATATATGCTATCGACACACAAAAAAATCCTAGGGGTCCCAGTTTGCATAAAGTTGTTGAGCCTGAAGACATTCTGAAGAAGACTGGGTTAGCATACCCACACACAGCTCATTGCCTTGCTTCTGGTGATATAATGGTTTCATGCCTTGGAGATGGAGATGGAAAAGCTGAAGGAAGTGGATTTCTTCTACTTGACTCAGAATTCAATGTGAAAGGAAG ATGGGAGAAACCAGGGCATAGTCCGTCTTTTGGCTACGATTTCTGGTACCAACCCCGTCACAAGACAATGATCAGTTCATCATGGGGAGCACCTGCAGCTTTCACTAAAGGTTTCAATCTTCAGCATGTGTCAGATGGTCTATATGGGAAGCATCTATATGTGTATTCCTGGCCTGAGGGTGAACTGAAACAAACATTGGATCTTGGTGATTCAGGACTCTTACCCTTAGAG ATAAGATTCCTGCATGATCCTTCTAAAGATACAGGGTTTGTAGGTTGTGCCTTAACAAGCAACATGGTGCGATTTTTCAAGACCCCAGATGGGTCATGGAGCCACGAG GTTGCAATATCAGTAAAACCACTGAAGGTGCAAAACTGGATTCTTCCTGACATGCCGTCTCTTATAACTGATTTTCTGATCTCTCTCGATGACCGTTATCTATACTTGGCAAATTGGCTTCATGGAGATGTGAGACAGTACAATATTGAGGACCCTAAGAATCCTGTATTAACTGGTCAAGTATGGGTTGGGGGACTGATTCAGAAGGGAAGCCCTATAGTGGCGTTGGCAGAAGATGGTACAACATGGCAGTCTGAGGTTCCAGAGGTCCAG GGAAAAAGGTTGCGAGGGGGACCTCAAATGATCCAGTTAAGTTTAGATGGGAAGCGGCTTTATGTTACCAACTCACTCTTCAGTACATGGGATCACCAGTTTTATCCTGATCTCCCACGGGAAGGATCTCACATGTTGCAGATTGATGTTGACACTGAGAAAGGTGGTCTGGTCATAAACCCCAATTTTTTTGTCGACTTCGGGTCTGAACCTGACGGTCCTTCGCTGGCCCATGAGATGAGATATCCTGGGGGTGACTGCACCTCTGATATATGGGTTTAA